Proteins encoded in a region of the Bombiscardovia apis genome:
- a CDS encoding ABC transporter ATP-binding protein, whose translation MGGPGPVEKPESFGTAMKQLGRFSKRYIPAVIVAFIFGAVGAACQIVGPEWLKKVTDAIAKGMPAIVHGKPVLGSIDLAYVERICFVLVGLYVGYAVLTYVQSWIMATMTQRTAQNLREAISEKINRLPLKYFDKVSYGDVLSRITNDVDAIGQTLGQSLGSLVISITTFVGSLIMMFLNNVTMTFVAIGSAVVGTILMMVIMKFSQKYFVRQQIALGDVNGHVEEKYAGHVIVKAYSGEKDSIEEFERYNADLYESGWKSQFLSSLMMPLMNFVGNFGYVAVCVVGASLAMNGTITFGVIVAFMMYIRLFTQPLSQFAQAFQNLQRTAAASERVFGFLNEPEMDGEEGKQGLLGEGKPVEGHVKFEHVNFSYDGEHKVIRDFTAEAQPGQKVALVGPTGAGKTTMVNLLMRFYELDSGSISIDGIPTCDVPRWNVHDQFSMVLQDTWVFRGTVKENIVYAKKGVSDEQVVEACKAVGLDHFIRTLPQGYDTVLTDDTSLSQGQRQLMTIARAMVQDAPILILDEATSSVDTRTEELIQKAMDALSKGRTSFVIAHRLSTIRDADLILVMNHGQIIERGTHDELLKQGGFYADLYNSQFASAELLA comes from the coding sequence ATGGGTGGCCCCGGACCGGTGGAAAAGCCGGAGAGCTTCGGTACAGCCATGAAACAGCTGGGGCGCTTCTCGAAGCGATACATTCCAGCCGTTATTGTTGCTTTCATTTTTGGTGCGGTAGGAGCTGCCTGCCAGATTGTGGGCCCGGAATGGCTGAAGAAAGTCACCGATGCTATTGCCAAGGGCATGCCCGCAATCGTCCACGGCAAGCCGGTTTTGGGTTCTATCGATTTGGCTTATGTGGAGCGCATTTGCTTCGTATTGGTGGGCCTGTACGTGGGCTACGCCGTGTTGACCTATGTGCAGTCTTGGATTATGGCTACCATGACCCAGCGTACGGCTCAGAACTTGCGTGAGGCAATTTCGGAGAAAATCAACCGTCTGCCCTTAAAATATTTCGACAAGGTCTCCTACGGTGACGTGCTGTCGCGCATTACCAACGATGTAGACGCCATCGGCCAGACCTTAGGGCAGAGCTTGGGATCGCTCGTTATATCGATTACCACTTTTGTGGGCTCGCTCATTATGATGTTCCTTAATAACGTAACTATGACCTTCGTGGCCATCGGTTCAGCAGTTGTGGGCACTATCTTAATGATGGTCATTATGAAGTTCTCCCAAAAGTATTTCGTGCGCCAGCAGATTGCTCTGGGTGATGTAAACGGTCACGTGGAAGAGAAGTATGCGGGCCACGTAATTGTCAAGGCCTACTCGGGCGAAAAAGACTCGATTGAGGAGTTCGAGCGCTACAACGCAGACCTCTACGAGTCGGGCTGGAAGTCGCAGTTCCTCTCCTCGCTGATGATGCCTCTGATGAACTTCGTAGGCAACTTCGGCTACGTGGCAGTGTGTGTGGTCGGTGCTTCCCTAGCCATGAACGGCACTATTACTTTCGGCGTGATTGTGGCCTTCATGATGTATATTCGCCTCTTCACACAGCCCCTGAGCCAGTTCGCGCAGGCCTTCCAAAACCTCCAGCGCACGGCTGCTGCTTCCGAGCGCGTCTTCGGTTTCCTCAACGAGCCCGAGATGGATGGCGAAGAAGGCAAGCAAGGGCTGCTGGGTGAGGGCAAGCCGGTCGAGGGCCACGTCAAGTTTGAGCACGTGAACTTCTCCTACGATGGTGAGCACAAGGTTATTCGCGACTTCACTGCCGAGGCTCAGCCGGGCCAAAAGGTAGCGCTAGTTGGTCCCACTGGCGCTGGCAAAACGACCATGGTCAACCTGCTCATGCGCTTCTACGAGCTCGACTCGGGCAGTATCAGCATCGACGGCATTCCCACTTGCGATGTGCCGCGCTGGAATGTGCACGACCAGTTCTCCATGGTTTTGCAAGACACTTGGGTATTCCGCGGCACTGTCAAAGAGAATATCGTGTATGCCAAGAAGGGCGTAAGCGACGAGCAAGTAGTGGAAGCGTGCAAGGCTGTGGGCCTCGACCACTTCATTCGCACCCTGCCTCAGGGCTACGACACGGTTTTGACTGACGACACTTCACTCTCCCAGGGCCAACGCCAGCTGATGACCATCGCCCGCGCCATGGTGCAAGATGCGCCCATCCTGATTTTGGACGAGGCTACTTCTTCGGTCGATACCCGCACCGAGGAGCTGATTCAAAAGGCTATGGATGCTCTGAGCAAGGGCCGCACTTCCTTCGTAATTGCCCACCGCCTCTCCACGATTCGCGACGCTGACCTAATCCTGGTTATGAACCACGGCCAGATTATCGAGCGCGGTACCCACGACGAACTGCTCAAGCAGGGCGGTTTCTACGCCGACCTCTACAACAGCCAGTTCGCCTCCGCTGAGCTTTTGGCCTAG